The Kitasatospora setae KM-6054 genome contains a region encoding:
- a CDS encoding DUF7927 domain-containing protein: protein MRACLVPLCVLLCPLLSGTGPAAAAAGAQQRGPAPAQARTAGTGTLLFSESFQDGAVPDPKLVPLGDACLTGARGAPPAGSSALGPCSSSNGAPGRGGSPGYLQLTDNRTYRSGGIVYNRPLPAASGVVAEFTSYQYGGSGADGISFFLTDGAQQLTRTGAVGAALGYAALKGVDGVPGGYVGIGFDAFGNFHTAGDGLGSGCPARSDTSRVGNAVGLRGPGDGSSGYCYLAGSLNAAGSAGALPGQLRAGSLASAARKTRITVGPGALPTITVEIDFNDGKGYRQVLSHTMTTPAPATYKFGFASSTGLLSDVHLIRSMTVGTVVPLAQLNLVKQIDRGTAQPDSYKTGQSVPYQFVVTNSGTEPVHGLRVDDPGAGPVDCPETDLSAAGSPGATVTCTGTHTVTAADLGGGGTFTNTATATALDASEKPVASNPSSVTVKVEGVAQLRLTKTSDAREPVKPGDRITWTVTAANPAGTSAYTGAKFTDDLSGVLGNADYGNDAAASSGVAAVSGTTLTWTGNVAVGQTVTVTYSTTVKPYGSGNGTMANTVVGPADSKPTGSTGCSPRSAAGDDGRGGPSSGPPRPVRYRRAPDRRRHRTNAPPDRTSTAAAAPSPASRPPAEPVAASSGPCPDPPVPTDGSGRPGDEEDGDAGEADGVGDPVGLALGLGLALGLALTLGLGLGLGLDATALPVTWADTW, encoded by the coding sequence TTGCGGGCCTGCCTGGTTCCGCTGTGCGTGCTGCTCTGCCCGCTGCTGTCCGGCACCGGCCCGGCGGCGGCCGCGGCCGGGGCGCAGCAGCGCGGCCCCGCCCCCGCGCAGGCCCGGACGGCCGGGACGGGCACCCTGCTGTTCAGCGAGAGCTTCCAGGACGGCGCCGTCCCGGACCCGAAGCTGGTGCCGCTCGGCGATGCCTGTCTGACCGGTGCCCGTGGCGCGCCGCCCGCCGGGTCGTCGGCGCTGGGCCCCTGCTCCTCCTCGAACGGCGCCCCGGGCCGGGGCGGCAGCCCGGGGTACCTCCAGCTGACCGACAACCGGACGTACCGGTCGGGCGGGATCGTCTACAACCGTCCGCTGCCGGCCGCGTCCGGCGTGGTGGCCGAGTTCACCTCGTACCAGTACGGGGGCAGCGGCGCGGACGGCATCAGCTTCTTCCTGACCGACGGCGCGCAGCAGTTGACCCGCACCGGCGCGGTGGGGGCGGCGCTGGGCTACGCGGCGCTCAAGGGGGTCGACGGCGTGCCCGGCGGGTACGTCGGCATCGGCTTCGACGCCTTCGGCAACTTCCACACGGCGGGGGACGGGCTCGGCTCCGGCTGTCCCGCGCGCTCCGACACCTCGCGGGTCGGCAACGCGGTCGGGCTGCGCGGGCCGGGCGACGGCTCGTCCGGCTACTGCTACCTGGCCGGCAGCCTGAACGCGGCGGGCAGCGCCGGCGCGCTGCCCGGCCAGCTGCGCGCCGGCAGCCTGGCGTCGGCGGCGCGCAAGACCAGGATCACCGTCGGCCCCGGCGCCCTGCCGACGATCACCGTCGAGATCGACTTCAACGACGGCAAGGGCTACCGGCAGGTGCTGTCCCACACGATGACCACCCCGGCGCCGGCCACCTACAAGTTCGGCTTCGCCAGCAGCACCGGGCTGCTGTCGGACGTGCACCTGATCCGCTCGATGACGGTGGGCACGGTCGTGCCGCTGGCCCAGCTGAACCTGGTCAAGCAGATCGACCGCGGCACGGCCCAGCCGGACAGCTACAAGACCGGGCAGAGCGTCCCGTACCAGTTCGTGGTGACCAACAGCGGCACCGAACCGGTGCACGGGCTGCGGGTGGACGACCCGGGCGCCGGTCCGGTGGACTGCCCGGAGACGGACCTCTCCGCGGCCGGGTCCCCCGGGGCCACCGTGACCTGCACCGGGACGCACACCGTGACCGCCGCCGACCTCGGCGGGGGCGGGACGTTCACCAACACCGCGACGGCCACCGCGCTGGACGCCTCGGAGAAGCCGGTGGCCTCCAACCCGTCCTCGGTCACCGTCAAGGTCGAGGGCGTCGCGCAGCTGAGGCTCACCAAGACCTCGGACGCCCGCGAGCCCGTCAAGCCGGGCGACCGGATCACCTGGACCGTCACCGCCGCGAACCCGGCCGGGACCTCCGCCTACACCGGCGCGAAGTTCACCGACGACCTGTCCGGGGTCCTCGGGAACGCCGACTACGGCAACGACGCCGCGGCGAGTTCCGGCGTGGCCGCGGTCAGCGGCACCACCCTGACCTGGACCGGGAACGTGGCGGTCGGCCAGACCGTGACCGTGACCTACTCGACCACCGTCAAGCCGTACGGCAGCGGGAACGGCACCATGGCCAACACCGTGGTGGGCCCGGCCGACTCCAAACCGACGGGTTCCACCGGCTGTTCGCCCCGTAGCGCGGCCGGGGACGACGGCCGGGGCGGGCCGTCGTCCGGCCCGCCCCGGCCCGTTCGCTACCGCCGGGCGCCGGACCGCCGACGCCACCGCACCAACGCCCCGCCCGACAGGACGAGCACGGCGGCCGCCGCACCGAGCCCCGCCTCCCGCCCGCCGGCGGAACCCGTCGCGGCCAGCTCCGGCCCCTGCCCGGACCCGCCGGTGCCGACCGACGGCTCCGGCCGGCCCGGGGACGAGGAGGACGGGGACGCCGGGGAGGCGGACGGAGTCGGGGACCCGGTGGGGCTCGCGCTGGGGCTGGGGCTGGCGCTCGGGCTGGCGCTGACGCTCGGGCTCGGGCTCGGGCTCGGGCTGGACGCGACCGCGTTGCCGGTGACCTGGGCCGACACCTGGTAG
- a CDS encoding glycosyltransferase produces MPLISVITPVHPDKHAFLSETWASVRRQALPPGWEWEWLVQQDGPDRPDGSVWDVLPRDPRIRTGSARAGGAGVARTMALARARGTLVRALDADDLLLPGALHRDVTALHRTGAAWCVSACLDLLPDGTLRPGPWDPPDGPLELAALRQRFEAGAFPLVGTHLTARTDLVRALGGWPAYPALEALAMVLFCAALAPGVMIAQPGGIYRKHPGMTTSEPSYHHETDFDALRRSILTRLDSPARAGFSWLPRQPGAPNPTPPEDRADPGPRRPGR; encoded by the coding sequence TTGCCCCTCATCAGCGTGATCACCCCGGTCCACCCCGACAAGCACGCCTTCCTGTCCGAAACCTGGGCCTCCGTGCGCCGGCAGGCCCTGCCACCCGGCTGGGAGTGGGAGTGGCTGGTCCAGCAGGACGGGCCGGACCGGCCGGACGGGTCCGTGTGGGACGTCCTGCCCCGCGACCCCCGCATCCGCACCGGCTCCGCCCGGGCCGGCGGCGCGGGCGTCGCCCGGACCATGGCCCTGGCGAGGGCCCGCGGCACCCTGGTCAGGGCGCTGGACGCCGACGACCTGCTGCTCCCAGGTGCCCTGCACCGCGACGTCACGGCCCTCCACCGCACCGGGGCCGCCTGGTGCGTCTCGGCCTGCCTCGACCTGCTGCCCGACGGCACCCTGCGCCCCGGCCCCTGGGACCCGCCCGACGGGCCCCTCGAACTGGCCGCCCTGCGCCAGCGGTTCGAGGCCGGCGCCTTCCCCCTCGTGGGAACCCACCTCACCGCCCGCACCGACCTGGTCCGGGCGCTCGGCGGCTGGCCCGCCTACCCCGCCCTGGAAGCCCTCGCGATGGTCTTGTTCTGCGCCGCGCTCGCACCCGGCGTCATGATCGCCCAGCCCGGCGGGATCTACCGCAAGCACCCCGGCATGACCACCTCCGAACCCTCTTACCACCACGAGACGGACTTCGACGCGCTGCGCCGCTCGATCCTCACCCGCCTGGACTCCCCCGCCCGGGCGGGCTTCAGCTGGCTCCCCCGGCAGCCCGGCGCCCCGAACCCCACCCCGCCGGAGGACCGGGCGGACCCCGGGCCACGACGGCCGGGACGATGA
- a CDS encoding molecular chaperone, which produces MTPRSLARLCLTALLVGGLTWTAGPAASAAPAAVLRPVAPAAVAAPAGYVMVSTHEIAATEVLGVDLLAGRVSAVGIGLDIAPGETVIFAKYSGTEIRLDGEDYLQLSGNEILAVVG; this is translated from the coding sequence GTGACCCCGCGTTCCCTCGCACGCCTCTGCCTGACCGCCCTCCTGGTGGGCGGCCTCACCTGGACCGCCGGCCCGGCGGCCTCGGCCGCCCCGGCCGCCGTCCTCCGCCCGGTCGCCCCGGCGGCGGTCGCGGCGCCCGCCGGCTACGTGATGGTGTCGACCCACGAGATCGCCGCCACCGAGGTCCTCGGGGTGGACCTCCTCGCGGGCCGCGTCTCCGCGGTCGGCATCGGCCTGGACATCGCACCGGGCGAAACGGTGATCTTCGCGAAGTACAGCGGTACCGAGATCCGGCTCGACGGCGAGGACTACCTGCAGCTGAGCGGGAACGAGATCCTCGCCGTCGTCGGCTGA
- a CDS encoding APC family permease — protein sequence MAYGPEAAAVVLAAAGAGAMGAMLPPNLAVALLLGTLVLSYRQVIAVHPGGGGSYAVAKQEFGRTTALLAAAGLVVDYVLTAAVSLATGAASLASAFPVLNDHLPLVALTGLAVLTAVNLRGLADSARLLAPLTLLFVLAVLAVVVLGAARPHPVGAVGGPPTVAVTQGLGVLLVLKAFAAGCTAVSGVEAIANGVPAFRPPRVRTARRTQVLLGVLLAVMLVGLGHLMARDHVVPRADVTVLAQLTAHSLGTGWPYYATNLTVALLLAAAANTSFGSLPILLALLARDDRLPTSSRSARPGRSTAPACWAWPSSPRSCSW from the coding sequence GTGGCCTACGGGCCCGAGGCGGCGGCGGTGGTCCTGGCGGCGGCCGGCGCGGGCGCGATGGGCGCGATGCTGCCGCCGAACCTCGCCGTCGCGCTGCTGCTGGGCACCCTGGTGCTCTCCTACCGGCAGGTGATCGCCGTGCATCCCGGCGGGGGCGGCTCGTACGCGGTGGCCAAACAGGAGTTCGGCCGCACCACCGCGCTGCTCGCGGCAGCCGGCCTGGTGGTCGACTACGTCCTCACCGCCGCCGTCAGCCTGGCCACCGGCGCCGCCAGCCTCGCCTCCGCCTTCCCCGTCCTCAACGACCACCTGCCCCTGGTGGCGCTGACCGGGCTGGCCGTCCTCACGGCCGTCAACCTGCGCGGACTCGCCGACAGCGCACGCCTGTTGGCGCCGTTGACGCTGCTCTTCGTCCTCGCGGTGCTGGCCGTCGTCGTCCTGGGCGCCGCCCGCCCGCACCCGGTCGGCGCGGTCGGCGGCCCGCCCACCGTCGCCGTCACGCAGGGCCTGGGCGTGCTGCTCGTGCTCAAAGCCTTCGCCGCCGGCTGCACCGCGGTCAGCGGGGTCGAGGCGATAGCCAACGGCGTCCCCGCCTTCCGCCCGCCCCGGGTGCGCACCGCCCGGCGCACGCAGGTGCTGCTCGGCGTCCTGCTGGCGGTGATGCTGGTCGGCCTGGGCCACCTGATGGCCCGCGACCACGTCGTCCCGCGGGCCGACGTCACCGTCCTCGCCCAGCTCACGGCCCACTCCCTGGGCACCGGCTGGCCCTACTACGCCACCAACCTGACCGTCGCCCTGCTGCTGGCCGCCGCCGCGAACACCAGCTTCGGCTCGCTGCCGATCCTGCTCGCCCTGCTCGCCAGGGACGACCGGCTCCCCACCTCTTCGCGCTCCGCTCGGCCCGGCCGGTCCACCGCGCCGGCGTGCTGGGCCTGGCCGTCCTCACCGCGCTCCTGCTCGTGGTGA
- a CDS encoding bestrophin-like domain: MDIRLLNTFDTPTLAVLVVGVIVALSVLAVLLVRRRYPGLAEGEHNDMIGTVLGMFGAIYGIILAFVIVTLWTQLDTTNTIVASESTAAATLVRDAGAFPPAERDRIREATGANLQALYDALQSYEPGTETEKAYYGQATGQLDEMVLQRRARIAMATKELPLLLQVLVYGGALVIIPLTFLCGVRSRRMQVLFVGTVAMLIGFSPLLTLVLDRPFSGDLSASSGPFKEGALTQFWK; encoded by the coding sequence ATGGACATCCGGCTGCTCAACACCTTCGACACCCCCACGCTGGCCGTCCTCGTGGTCGGGGTCATCGTGGCCCTCTCCGTTCTCGCCGTCCTGCTGGTCCGACGCCGCTACCCGGGGCTGGCCGAGGGCGAGCACAACGACATGATCGGCACCGTCCTGGGCATGTTCGGCGCGATCTACGGGATCATCCTGGCCTTCGTGATCGTGACGCTCTGGACCCAACTCGACACCACCAACACCATCGTGGCCTCGGAGTCCACCGCGGCCGCCACCCTGGTCCGCGACGCGGGGGCCTTCCCGCCCGCCGAGCGGGACCGGATCCGAGAGGCCACCGGCGCCAACCTGCAGGCCCTGTACGACGCCCTCCAGTCGTATGAGCCCGGCACCGAGACCGAGAAGGCGTACTACGGCCAGGCGACCGGCCAGCTGGACGAGATGGTCCTCCAGAGGCGAGCCCGGATCGCCATGGCCACCAAGGAACTCCCGCTCCTCCTCCAGGTGCTGGTGTACGGAGGGGCCCTCGTGATCATCCCTCTCACCTTCCTGTGCGGCGTCCGCAGCCGACGGATGCAGGTGCTGTTCGTCGGCACGGTCGCCATGCTGATCGGCTTCAGCCCGCTGCTCACCCTCGTCCTCGACCGCCCCTTCTCCGGAGACCTGAGCGCCTCCTCCGGCCCCTTCAAGGAAGGCGCGCTCACCCAGTTCTGGAAGTGA
- the kdpF gene encoding K(+)-transporting ATPase subunit F, with product MGVRTIVGLIVAVLLVVYLILSIKYPDRF from the coding sequence ATGGGCGTCAGGACAATCGTCGGCCTGATCGTGGCCGTCCTGCTGGTCGTCTACCTCATCCTGTCCATCAAGTACCCGGACCGCTTCTGA
- a CDS encoding NAD(P)/FAD-dependent oxidoreductase, which translates to MGSREPDTTETPGAGGRGGQAFDVVVVGNGVLGMSLAVVLLRRGARVAVVGDGNRPLAASTASGAMNGCFGEVTATTTATAHGRARLEMDVLAARLWDDWLAGLEEDGGATVRCARGTLVIHNTIGMAEIDDTAMTAIRAALELHGEPFESVDPTEAVPWLDPQPTARPLAGLFLPREHGVDSGALLKVLHRAVVRLGGVLVPEHAVRVVHGAGRAGGIALADGTVLAGDRVVLAAGVGTQALMDSLPPEVSAPVPRLISGFGVSVVLSNGPAAAPPDCVVRTPNRSFGCGLHTVPRGPDRVYVGATNTTRPRPGSDPSVRDLAFLLDCAARQLRRDLWFSDITATRVGNRPMTLDGHPLLGETLLPGLWLMTGTFRDGLHTSPLLASRLADRILDGTPPTPEMDLFRPTRPPIQTMDRRDTVRHATVHRLAVGHEWNWSLPVEWPVHLEEMYEAKYRAVAERTHDTITPPPEVLAYIPAFPELADMLDAYYTASRPRLGASGD; encoded by the coding sequence GTGGGAAGTCGGGAACCGGACACGACGGAGACCCCCGGGGCGGGCGGCCGGGGCGGGCAGGCGTTCGACGTGGTGGTGGTCGGCAACGGGGTGCTGGGGATGTCCCTGGCGGTGGTGCTGCTGCGGCGGGGCGCGCGGGTGGCGGTGGTCGGCGACGGGAACCGGCCGCTGGCCGCGTCGACGGCGTCCGGGGCGATGAACGGGTGCTTCGGCGAGGTGACCGCGACCACGACGGCCACCGCGCACGGGCGGGCCCGGCTGGAGATGGACGTGCTCGCGGCCCGCCTGTGGGACGACTGGCTCGCCGGACTGGAGGAGGACGGCGGCGCAACGGTCCGGTGCGCGCGGGGAACGCTCGTCATCCACAACACGATCGGCATGGCGGAGATCGACGACACCGCGATGACGGCGATCCGCGCCGCGCTGGAGCTCCACGGGGAGCCCTTCGAGAGCGTCGATCCCACCGAGGCCGTCCCCTGGCTCGATCCGCAGCCGACCGCCCGGCCGCTGGCCGGCCTCTTCCTCCCCCGCGAGCACGGAGTCGACTCCGGCGCGCTGCTCAAGGTCCTGCACCGCGCCGTCGTCCGGCTGGGAGGCGTCCTGGTCCCCGAGCACGCCGTCCGCGTCGTCCACGGCGCGGGCCGGGCCGGCGGGATCGCCCTGGCCGACGGGACGGTGCTGGCCGGTGACCGGGTGGTGCTGGCCGCCGGCGTCGGCACCCAGGCGCTGATGGACTCGCTGCCCCCCGAGGTCAGCGCCCCCGTACCCCGGCTGATCAGCGGGTTCGGCGTGTCGGTGGTCCTGTCGAACGGCCCGGCCGCCGCCCCGCCGGACTGCGTCGTGCGCACCCCCAACCGCTCCTTCGGCTGCGGGCTGCACACCGTGCCGCGCGGTCCCGACCGGGTCTACGTGGGCGCCACCAACACCACCCGGCCCCGCCCGGGCAGCGACCCCAGCGTCCGCGACCTGGCGTTCCTGCTGGACTGCGCCGCCCGGCAACTGCGCAGGGACCTGTGGTTCAGCGACATCACCGCCACCAGGGTCGGGAACCGGCCGATGACCCTGGACGGCCACCCCCTCCTCGGAGAGACCCTCCTGCCGGGGCTGTGGCTGATGACCGGCACCTTTCGCGACGGCCTGCACACCTCCCCGCTCCTGGCCTCCCGGCTGGCCGACCGGATCCTCGACGGAACGCCGCCCACACCGGAGATGGACCTCTTCCGGCCGACCCGGCCACCGATCCAGACCATGGACCGCCGGGACACCGTCCGCCACGCCACCGTGCACCGCCTGGCCGTCGGCCACGAGTGGAACTGGTCGCTGCCCGTCGAATGGCCCGTCCACCTCGAAGAGATGTACGAGGCCAAGTACCGGGCCGTCGCCGAGCGGACCCACGACACCATCACCCCGCCGCCGGAAGTCCTCGCCTACATCCCCGCCTTCCCCGAGCTCGCCGACATGCTCGACGCCTACTACACCGCCAGCCGGCCCCGCCTGGGCGCCTCCGGCGATTGA
- a CDS encoding YncE family protein: MEPGFHGNTGKPEGDQRYMSSVTYALYNSARKEMILFDLLQGGRLRIPVQNDSAGLFIAPDQTDRVTRVAIDNTTGYLFSWDLIDARLSRQYVGKSQRPHSDYLFEAAEPNGPTGPMTTDLDLDRTRGLVAAYYDEDGDGRGHDAVLMVYGTTDGKQRAVVTLPADSTGEIAVVPGTDRIYVTAPAGPDTLLHAYGTDGTRHEDLRLPGVTDAGSFVTDPGTGDLYFYGAKDGTGRLLTRSAADGTVRAVTGLTGHPNDVVIDDQARLAYVLTTETTSPPGDPSPSLRNRVAVVDLATRAVLADTPIEQHGLGLDFDPQTHLVYAGGRRGDLYGITTLQYTP; the protein is encoded by the coding sequence GTGGAGCCGGGCTTCCACGGGAACACCGGGAAGCCCGAAGGCGACCAGCGCTACATGTCCTCGGTCACGTACGCGCTCTACAACTCGGCCCGCAAGGAGATGATCCTCTTCGACCTGCTCCAGGGCGGACGGCTCCGGATCCCCGTGCAGAACGACTCCGCCGGCCTGTTCATCGCACCCGACCAGACCGACCGGGTCACCCGCGTCGCGATCGACAACACCACCGGCTACCTGTTCTCCTGGGACCTGATCGATGCCCGGCTCTCCCGCCAGTACGTCGGCAAGAGCCAGCGGCCCCACAGCGACTACCTCTTCGAGGCCGCCGAGCCCAACGGCCCCACCGGGCCGATGACCACCGACCTCGACCTGGACCGCACCCGCGGCCTGGTCGCCGCCTACTACGACGAGGACGGCGACGGCCGCGGCCACGACGCCGTCCTGATGGTCTACGGCACCACCGACGGCAAGCAGCGCGCCGTCGTGACGCTCCCCGCCGACAGCACCGGCGAGATCGCCGTCGTCCCCGGCACCGACCGGATCTACGTCACCGCCCCCGCCGGCCCCGACACCCTCCTGCACGCCTACGGCACCGACGGCACCCGGCACGAGGACCTCCGGCTGCCCGGCGTCACCGACGCCGGCTCCTTCGTGACCGACCCCGGCACCGGCGACCTGTACTTCTACGGCGCCAAGGACGGTACGGGCCGGCTCCTGACCCGCAGCGCCGCCGACGGCACCGTCCGCGCGGTCACCGGCCTGACCGGTCATCCCAACGACGTCGTCATCGACGACCAGGCCCGCCTCGCCTACGTCCTCACCACCGAGACCACCAGCCCGCCCGGCGACCCGTCACCGAGCCTGCGCAACCGGGTGGCCGTCGTCGACCTCGCCACCCGCGCGGTCCTCGCCGACACCCCGATCGAACAGCACGGCCTCGGACTGGACTT